CCTTTACTTTTAAGGCACCTTGCACAATTATGAAACAGTTGGTGATTGTCTTCGTCAAAACGTGCACTTCAGTTCTCAAATATCGTGAAATACTGTTGAACCTCTTCTGCCTGGGCTTGTAGCACAGTTCACTTCAGTATCtcctagaaaaacaaattccagcTGGGGAAAAACGTTCAGTGATGTGTTGCAGTGCCTCAGTCTTTTTGTGTCTATAAAGAcacaaagtaatatttttaaataaaatcagatatGCCACAAGCAAGTGCCAGATTTAGCAAACTCTCTTTATTTACATACAAATACATGTACACGTATATTCtgtatatgtacacatatttaagtgtatatacatacatgatTTCCACTTACTCTACAATAAATAGCATgtaggattttcttttaattgcctACAGTGCTGAGTAAAAATACATGGCAATAAAATCATGGCTTACAGCTAAGTTACAAAAGCACCAACCACTGAACTCATAGCAATAAATCCAAGCTTATATACAGCCAGAACGAGGACACGCTATACAGAACACAAAGTAGACCATCTTGTAGGAATCAACAGTAACAGACAAACTAAAAAACATCGTTTCAGACTCTGTATGAAATaagatgaaggaaaacatttagaTTATTGATCAAactaaacacatttaaatttgtcacctaaagagaaaaaacaaattagccAGTTACTTGTAGTATATTTTTAacaggataattttttttgtatgagaCTTTACCAAGGAAATCAGAATTAATCTCATGAGTGAGTCTTTCTGAGCTGTCATAGTCATTTGTCTGGGTGCACACTGCTTGAACAGAGTATTTTAATAGTGCTTTATTTAAGCTGTATGTAACTTCTTGGACCCCGCATGTAAGCGTGACTGGAGGCAGTAAAAAGCACTTCCTCAGCCAGCTTCTTCCACGGGACCTGTGACATCGAACTGTCACAAAGAACTACGATAGCAAAttggcggcggcagcagcagcaaaatcaatACCCAACGAAAGCGCAGGGGATCGACGCTTGAAGCTGCGTCGCTGGAGCTAACCGCTGCCGACTGCGGTGGGAGCAACCTCTGTCCTGTTGAAGCAAAACCGCAGCCGGACCCTCCGTTCTTACAACTAACTGCGGTGGAGTGATGCTATTCTGTACTGGGGGAAAGTCTGGCTGAATGTTTTTATATTGATAGCAATTGTTTGAAATCCGCTTTGTGAGGTGAAGATGCATAGATTTTTGTTGTCCTCTTGATTTGTCACTGCTTATGTTTTGACTTGAAGTATGCAATGCAATACTAAGGAAGACAACCGGGTGGCATTAAGCAGAAAGCTTGTGTTATTTGTGTATCATCCTTATGCTGTGCTCTATTTTCCTTGCTGCAATACAGTGCTAAGAGGGCTAGATAGCAAGAGAATTGCTTCCTTTACGTGGAAGCCAGCCCCTGTTACCATTTTCAGACTTAAACAGAGATTATCTTTTTCCGAGGTATGTATATTCTCTATCGCTGTAAAACTAGTACTGGTGTATATGTAAACATTTGAGAAGAATCAAACCCAATGGTGACCACGGAAGGAAGAAATGTACACCAAACCTGCACACCTGGTTTATTAGACCTGGTGGGTCTAATAAACTAAAGCTCATCAATGTCTAATTACATCATTGTGTATCCATGGGTAAGAAGTCTGAAGGAAGAACTACTCACTCTTCACTTCAATGAACACGTACAACTACTACAACTCATAGAAATGcagattcctttcctttttttttttttcccttgtcctAGAAATAGCACTCTCTCTTAGTATTTGAACTTGATTCCTTGAGCCCTGTGTGTGTAACATTCTTTAGGAAATTAGTGGGAGAGCTGTTTATTTGGATTTTGtatataagcagctgggagtcTGCTTcatcatttcttctttatattgTCATCTAAAGATCCCAATGAGAAACAGGATCCTGGTAAGCGCTGTCCAGTTCAAGTAAAAGCCAACCTCTCTGCCATCGAGTCTTGTTcaaaaaactgattttcaggACCGATGTTCATTACAGACaaaattttgtttgatttttgtcatGTGTCTGCCTGGTAGTTCCCGTATTAATGATGAGAGCGGTAAAATGCGATGGTCTCAAATGAAAATGATTGTTACATAAATAGTTTGATTATTTACGATACAGCACGAACACAGCTACAGTTTTTAAAGACTTGTTAACCTGATAGGAAAACATATTCTTCTCCAAAAGGTTAatggaaatgcttatttttatgaCTGATGCTGTATCTCTACAGTTACCCACGATTGTATCAGCCAGAGGACAAGTACGGAGTCTCGCTATGGTAATTATAATCAGGACAGACCTTTTGCACCAGTTTGTAATCTACGCTGTAAAAAGCAATGTAAATGCAGATAACTTTAAATGGTTTGGAACACAACCAGGAGACATGGCTTTGAGTCTGCTCTTGATAGCAGATCTTTGAAGGGTCGAAATTGCACAAGGCAGTTTTTTTAGCGCGGTCTGTTTTTTCGTACTCAATTCGGCAATTGAAGGACTTGGATTCCTTGGTCTCCAGTGTTGACTGTGGAGATGGTTCAAACTCAACCACCTTGGAAGGTGGCACCAGGCTTACAGAAACATTTCCCAGACCTGTGGAGTTATGTCGGAAATAAACACTGAAGGTCCCATTGCCGTGATCGACGATTTTCCCTGTGATCAGGAGGTTCAGCTTAACAGTTTTGATGTTAGAGTGGAAGTCGCCCCAtccaaacattttcttgaatttcCCAGTTTTTACTATAGGTCTGCGTTTAGTTCGTGCGAGAGATTCCTGAACCTCCGTGATGTTGGACAACCAATCCCAAAAGTTTTCTATGCTGTCTGAGTAGGACACCTGGCCGTGTTTCAGTACTGGAGATGGCTTAACAAACAGGCGTAAAGGATTGATGATCCTGGAGTGGGCCACGTTGTCAACCAATGTCTCTGCAGCATCCTTGTCTTCCCAGTCCAGCAAGTCTGTGGCTTGTACGACTTGATTAGTGTCACAAAATACctgttgcaaaacagaaagaaagaattgtaAATATAAAGcgtgaaaagaaaaatgtcaagatACAAAAGGAGccattaatattcatttttacaCCAATAGGTGTACTGCTGTAATGAGTTATGTCTGCTACCCTATGAAAGTTCAAGGATTTTACTCAAAATAGCTTACAGAAGATGCAAAAAGCTCAACGGGAGCCATCCGCTGGGGCAAATGGATAAATCTCTGGACAGGTTGAGGGCTGTGATGTGCGAGAGCAGGCAGACACCCTTTGCTCGTAGATTTGTTAGATGAAAATACGCCTAAGGATGCTGGAAAACCTGAACAGCAAAGGGGCACCTCTGCTAAAAGACGGAGTGAAatagaaacacagaattttccattcccctttgtttttctccccacttAACCTCCCAACTAGTTTAGGCTTAAAATCCTGTCTTATTCAGTTGTTTCTGGTGTTGTAATTGTGTactaaaatgtttattatacatttgtcttttctggtcttgccttttccattttttccagacTTAGCATGCCCATTTGTGCTCTTAGTTGGAG
The window above is part of the Gymnogyps californianus isolate 813 chromosome 7, ASM1813914v2, whole genome shotgun sequence genome. Proteins encoded here:
- the NXPH2 gene encoding neurexophilin-2, translating into QQVFCDTNQVVQATDLLDWEDKDAAETLVDNVAHSRIINPLRLFVKPSPVLKHGQVSYSDSIENFWDWLSNITEVQESLARTKRRPIVKTGKFKKMFGWGDFHSNIKTVKLNLLITGKIVDHGNGTFSVYFRHNSTGLGNVSVSLVPPSKVVEFEPSPQSTLETKESKSFNCRIEYEKTDRAKKTALCNFDPSKICYQEQTQSHVSWLCSKPFKVICIYIAFYSVDYKLVQKVCPDYNYHSETPYLSSG